A genomic window from Acidimicrobiia bacterium includes:
- a CDS encoding penicillin-binding protein 2: MRALAPLKPIAQRARKRLSKRALERRTRSRVRVLLVVALLAFGGISVRLVQIQTLSAPRLRAMAIAQRLRTIPISGERGSIFDRNGSDLAISVTRDTVYADPKFVSDPGLYAAKLAPAVRVSESDLYRKLLDGKRSGSRYVEIARTVNDPVSRRARAIVKKDGLAGVGFTPESRRVYPSGLLAAPLIGTVGTDQTGLSGLESEYDDDLRGHSGALTVEVDQAGHEIPRTTRKSDPARRGSDLVLTIDDSLQYQVQTSLVDQVASQHAASGTAVVIDTHTGDVLAMATVDGEHIGAVPSGPLEHNRAMTDVLEPGSTNKAITVATALEDRLITPSTEFSVPDQVVMGGQVFADDETHAVEDLDAGQILTQSSNVGAIQIAARLGPAKLDQALRRFGLGSFTAAKFPGQSAGLMLPVSEYHDTGMGSVPIGYGLAVTPLQMLDVYATLANGGMSVPPRLVDATIEPNGKRVDLPRASGRRVVSQATASRVTQMLEGVVYQGTGACAAVTGFDVAGKTGTSRIPVSGGYSSSQHMASFVGYAPAEAPRVAAIVVLNSPDDVYGGRASAPVFSEVMAAALRSQRVVPPAPATNPPQWVVANQSAISQRTSCLVPHGHQLASMLDGERAADRAAALQAAQDAYNRAHPNQHKKKAKAHSAQTPTSTTTSGTSTTSPTSTSTTTPGRPPPTDTVPTTAPNG; this comes from the coding sequence GTGCGCGCGCTGGCACCGCTGAAGCCGATCGCGCAGCGCGCTCGGAAACGGCTGTCGAAGCGCGCGCTGGAACGGCGCACGCGGTCGCGCGTGCGCGTGCTGCTCGTCGTCGCCTTGCTCGCCTTCGGCGGGATCAGTGTTCGTCTCGTGCAGATCCAGACGCTCTCCGCGCCGCGTCTGCGCGCGATGGCGATCGCGCAGCGGCTGCGCACGATCCCGATCTCCGGCGAGCGCGGCAGCATCTTCGATCGCAACGGCAGCGACCTCGCGATCTCCGTCACGCGCGACACCGTGTACGCGGATCCGAAGTTCGTGAGCGATCCCGGTCTGTACGCGGCGAAGCTCGCGCCCGCGGTTCGCGTGTCCGAGTCGGACCTGTACCGCAAGCTGCTCGACGGCAAGCGTTCGGGCAGCCGCTACGTCGAGATCGCGCGCACGGTCAACGACCCGGTGTCGCGCCGGGCGCGCGCGATCGTGAAGAAGGACGGGCTCGCGGGCGTCGGCTTCACGCCCGAGTCGCGCCGCGTGTACCCGTCGGGATTGCTCGCGGCGCCGTTGATCGGCACGGTCGGCACCGACCAGACCGGCCTCTCGGGCCTGGAATCGGAGTACGACGACGACCTGCGCGGGCACTCGGGCGCGCTCACGGTCGAGGTCGACCAGGCCGGGCACGAGATCCCCCGCACGACGCGCAAGAGCGATCCCGCGCGCCGCGGGAGCGACCTCGTCCTCACGATCGACGACAGCCTCCAGTACCAAGTGCAGACGTCGCTGGTCGACCAGGTCGCGTCGCAGCACGCGGCGAGCGGCACCGCGGTCGTGATCGACACGCACACCGGCGACGTGCTCGCGATGGCGACCGTCGACGGTGAGCACATCGGCGCAGTGCCGTCAGGTCCGTTGGAGCACAACCGCGCGATGACCGACGTGCTCGAACCCGGTTCGACGAACAAGGCGATCACGGTCGCGACCGCGCTGGAGGACCGTCTCATCACACCGTCGACCGAGTTCTCGGTGCCGGATCAGGTCGTGATGGGCGGGCAGGTGTTCGCCGACGACGAGACGCACGCCGTCGAGGACCTCGACGCGGGGCAGATCCTCACGCAGTCGTCGAACGTCGGCGCGATCCAGATCGCCGCGCGACTCGGACCGGCGAAGCTCGATCAGGCGTTGCGCCGCTTCGGGCTCGGCAGCTTCACGGCCGCGAAGTTCCCCGGTCAGTCGGCCGGTCTCATGCTGCCGGTCTCGGAGTACCACGACACCGGCATGGGCTCCGTGCCGATCGGCTACGGCCTCGCGGTCACACCGCTGCAGATGCTCGACGTGTACGCGACCCTCGCGAACGGTGGGATGAGCGTGCCGCCGCGACTCGTCGACGCGACGATCGAGCCGAACGGCAAGCGCGTCGATCTCCCGCGCGCTTCGGGGCGGCGCGTCGTGTCGCAGGCGACCGCGTCGCGCGTCACGCAGATGCTCGAAGGCGTCGTGTACCAGGGCACCGGCGCGTGCGCGGCGGTGACCGGCTTCGACGTCGCGGGCAAGACGGGAACGTCGCGCATCCCCGTGTCGGGCGGTTACTCGTCGAGTCAGCACATGGCGTCGTTCGTCGGCTACGCGCCTGCGGAAGCGCCGCGCGTCGCGGCGATCGTCGTGCTCAACAGTCCTGACGACGTGTACGGCGGGCGCGCGTCGGCGCCGGTGTTCTCGGAGGTCATGGCGGCCGCGTTGCGCAGCCAACGCGTCGTGCCGCCCGCGCCGGCGACCAACCCGCCGCAGTGGGTCGTCGCGAACCAGAGCGCGATCTCGCAGCGCACGTCGTGTCTCGTGCCGCACGGTCACCAGCTCGCCTCGATGCTCGACGGCGAGCGCGCCGCGGACCGCGCCGCCGCGCTGCAAGCCGCGCAGGACGCGTACAACCGCGCGCATCCGAACCAGCACAAGAAGAAGGCGAAGGCGCACAGCGCGCAGACACCGACGAGCACCACGACGTCGGGCACGAGCACCACGAGTCCCACATCGACCAGCACGACGACGCCGGGCCGGCCACCGCCGACCGATACAGTGCCGACGACGGCACCGAACGGCTAG
- a CDS encoding MoxR family ATPase, with protein MVQAAPSVEETFRDVFDALVTQVERVLLGKRRAVHLALVCLFAEGHLLIEDVPGVGKTSLAKAIARVTGGSWQRIQFTPDLLPSDVTGASVWNRTDNDFEFRPGPVFANVVLADEINRASPKTQSALLESMEERQVTIDAFTHPLASPFMVIATQNPIELEGTYPLPEAQLDRFLMRLRIGYPDREAELALLDSQGDTDVAPELLEQVADAETITMWSQRIARLHVAPEVKRYIVDIADATRHHRDLLLGASPRGALAVQRASRALAASIGRSYVVPDDVKTLAPIVLEHRIVLSPEAQMRGVEPAEVVRGVLDSVAIPGTRAI; from the coding sequence GTGGTTCAGGCGGCACCCAGTGTCGAAGAGACGTTCCGCGACGTCTTCGATGCGCTCGTGACCCAGGTCGAGCGCGTGCTGCTCGGCAAGCGCCGGGCGGTACACCTCGCGCTCGTCTGTCTCTTCGCGGAAGGCCATCTCCTCATCGAGGACGTCCCCGGCGTGGGCAAGACGTCGCTCGCGAAGGCGATCGCACGGGTCACCGGCGGGTCGTGGCAGCGCATCCAGTTCACCCCCGACCTGCTGCCGAGCGACGTCACCGGCGCCTCGGTGTGGAACCGCACCGACAACGACTTCGAGTTCCGGCCCGGACCGGTGTTCGCGAACGTCGTGCTCGCCGACGAGATCAACCGCGCGTCCCCGAAGACTCAGTCGGCACTGCTCGAGTCGATGGAAGAGCGCCAGGTCACGATCGACGCGTTCACGCACCCGCTCGCGTCGCCGTTCATGGTGATCGCGACGCAGAACCCGATCGAGCTCGAAGGCACCTATCCCCTCCCCGAGGCGCAGCTCGACCGGTTCCTGATGCGCCTGCGCATCGGCTACCCCGACCGCGAAGCCGAGCTCGCGCTGCTCGACTCGCAGGGCGACACCGACGTGGCACCGGAGTTGCTCGAGCAGGTCGCCGATGCGGAGACGATCACGATGTGGTCGCAGCGCATCGCGCGGCTGCACGTCGCGCCGGAGGTCAAGCGCTACATCGTCGACATCGCCGACGCCACGCGTCACCACCGCGATCTCCTGCTCGGCGCCAGCCCCCGCGGCGCACTCGCGGTCCAGCGCGCGTCGCGCGCGCTCGCCGCGAGCATCGGTCGCAGCTACGTCGTGCCCGACGACGTGAAGACGCTCGCCCCGATCGTGCTGGAACACCGCATCGTGCTGTCACCGGAGGCACAGATGCGCGGGGTCGAACCGGCCGAGGTCGTGCGCGGCGTCCTCGACAGCGTCGCCATCCCGGGAACGCGAGCCATCTGA
- the mraY gene encoding phospho-N-acetylmuramoyl-pentapeptide-transferase has product MIALFLAVAASFVFAVTTTPALIRYLRARHIGQQIRDDGPIPHPHINKTGTPSMGGFTIVGGCVIGYFAAHLHRSTSIKYSRSGITLLLLIVGLGAVGFIDDYLGIRKQRNLGLRKRGKLVGQIFVASGFAVLCLHWVHASTHLSFTRDLHYNLGSPVWFLWAVLVIIGTANGVNLTDGLDGLCAGASMFVFAVYTIIAFWQFRHLAIYQVPGAQALDMATISAAMLGGCAGFLWWNAAPAQIIMGDTGSMAIGAAVSGLALLTRTQLLLPILGGLYMVETLSVIAQVISFRGFGRRVLRMSPIHHHFEVGGWQEITVTVRFWLFAGLCAAVGLGLFYADFLRLPGVHE; this is encoded by the coding sequence GTGATCGCGCTGTTCCTCGCCGTCGCCGCGTCCTTCGTCTTCGCGGTCACCACGACGCCGGCGCTCATCCGCTACCTGCGGGCGCGCCACATCGGCCAGCAGATCCGCGACGACGGACCGATCCCGCATCCGCACATCAACAAGACGGGCACGCCGAGCATGGGCGGGTTCACGATCGTCGGCGGCTGCGTCATCGGCTACTTCGCCGCGCACCTCCACCGCAGCACGAGCATCAAGTACTCGCGTTCGGGCATCACGCTGCTGCTGCTGATCGTCGGGCTCGGCGCGGTCGGGTTCATCGACGACTACCTCGGCATCCGCAAGCAGCGGAACCTCGGCCTGCGCAAGCGCGGGAAGCTCGTCGGTCAGATCTTCGTCGCCAGCGGCTTCGCGGTTCTGTGCCTGCACTGGGTGCACGCGTCGACGCACCTGTCGTTCACGCGCGACCTGCACTACAACCTCGGTTCGCCGGTGTGGTTCCTGTGGGCCGTCCTCGTGATCATCGGCACCGCGAACGGCGTGAACCTCACCGACGGGCTCGACGGCCTGTGCGCCGGGGCGTCGATGTTCGTGTTCGCGGTGTACACGATCATCGCCTTCTGGCAATTCCGGCACCTGGCGATCTACCAGGTGCCCGGCGCGCAGGCGCTCGACATGGCGACGATCTCCGCCGCGATGCTCGGTGGGTGCGCGGGCTTCCTGTGGTGGAACGCCGCGCCCGCGCAGATCATCATGGGCGATACCGGATCGATGGCGATCGGCGCCGCCGTGTCGGGCCTCGCGCTGCTCACCCGCACGCAACTGCTGCTGCCGATCCTCGGCGGCCTCTACATGGTCGAGACGCTGTCGGTGATCGCGCAGGTCATCTCGTTCCGCGGCTTCGGTCGGCGCGTGCTGCGCATGTCGCCGATCCATCACCACTTCGAAGTCGGCGGGTGGCAGGAGATCACGGTGACGGTGCGCTTCTGGCTCTTCGCGGGCTTGTGCGCGGCCGTCGGCCTCGGCCTCTTCTACGCCGACTTCCTCCGGCTCCCCGGAGTGCACGAATGA
- the rsmH gene encoding 16S rRNA (cytosine(1402)-N(4))-methyltransferase RsmH, protein MQGQFDHVPVMGREVVELLLPVPGGVVVDATVGGGGHAARLLEARPDLRLLGIDRDAAAIAASRERLARFGDRVQIEQGRFGELRAIVPERDEGNVIAVFFDLGVSSAQLDSEERGFSYRFDAPLDMRMDSAQTLTASDVVNTYDQSQLASVIARFGEERFATRIAAAIVAARPITGTRELAEVVKDAIPAATRRRGPHPARRTFQAIRMEVNQELPNLAAGLDDAVHLVGPGGRVAVLAYHSLEDRMVKERFAAASSQPELPARLPVRDERPPAPFRLLTRRVLRPTADEIESNPRAESARLRGIERRADVP, encoded by the coding sequence GTGCAGGGCCAGTTCGACCATGTCCCGGTGATGGGGCGAGAGGTCGTCGAGCTGCTCCTGCCCGTGCCCGGCGGAGTGGTCGTGGACGCGACGGTCGGCGGCGGTGGTCATGCCGCACGGCTGCTCGAAGCGCGCCCCGATCTCCGCCTCCTCGGCATCGACCGCGACGCCGCCGCCATCGCCGCCAGCCGAGAACGACTCGCTCGCTTCGGCGATCGGGTGCAGATCGAGCAAGGCCGGTTCGGAGAGCTCCGGGCGATCGTCCCGGAGCGTGACGAGGGGAACGTGATCGCGGTGTTTTTCGACCTCGGAGTGAGCAGCGCGCAGCTCGACAGCGAGGAACGCGGTTTCTCGTACCGCTTCGACGCACCGCTCGACATGCGCATGGACTCCGCGCAGACGTTGACCGCGTCCGACGTCGTCAACACCTACGACCAATCGCAGCTCGCGTCGGTGATCGCGCGCTTCGGTGAAGAGCGCTTCGCGACGCGCATCGCGGCGGCGATCGTCGCGGCGCGTCCGATCACCGGGACTCGCGAGCTCGCCGAGGTCGTCAAAGACGCGATCCCCGCCGCGACCCGTCGACGCGGCCCGCACCCCGCGCGCCGAACCTTCCAGGCGATCCGCATGGAGGTCAACCAGGAGCTGCCGAACCTCGCCGCAGGCCTCGACGACGCCGTGCATCTCGTCGGTCCCGGCGGTCGGGTCGCGGTGCTCGCCTACCACTCGCTCGAGGACCGCATGGTGAAGGAGCGGTTCGCAGCCGCGTCGTCGCAGCCGGAGCTGCCCGCGCGCCTGCCGGTGCGCGACGAACGGCCGCCGGCGCCGTTCCGTCTGCTCACGCGCCGCGTGCTGCGCCCGACCGCGGACGAGATCGAGTCGAACCCGCGTGCCGAGAGCGCGCGTCTGCGTGGCATCGAGCGCCGGGCCGACGTGCCATGA
- the mraZ gene encoding division/cell wall cluster transcriptional repressor MraZ translates to MFLGEHQHNLDAKGRITLPARFREALGSDAVLSRGKDGCLSLHRREEWEVIAAGQRELMKRGAQERTMARSFFAGATPVAPDAQGRIPIPSSLRTYAHLDKEVVVSGVYDYVEIWDAQRFREVEGEGAAALSSGAVDDFGL, encoded by the coding sequence ATGTTCCTGGGCGAGCACCAGCACAATCTGGACGCCAAGGGACGGATCACGTTGCCCGCGCGCTTTCGCGAAGCCCTGGGGAGCGACGCCGTCCTGTCTCGCGGCAAGGACGGTTGCCTCTCCCTGCACCGGCGCGAGGAGTGGGAGGTGATCGCCGCCGGGCAACGGGAGCTCATGAAGCGCGGAGCACAGGAGCGGACGATGGCCCGCTCGTTCTTCGCCGGCGCGACTCCGGTCGCGCCCGACGCGCAGGGGCGGATCCCGATCCCGTCGTCCCTGCGTACCTACGCCCACCTCGACAAAGAGGTCGTGGTGAGCGGGGTCTACGACTACGTCGAGATCTGGGACGCACAGCGATTCCGTGAAGTGGAAGGCGAGGGCGCGGCCGCGCTCTCGTCGGGTGCGGTGGACGACTTCGGCCTCTAG
- a CDS encoding UDP-N-acetylmuramoyl-L-alanyl-D-glutamate--2,6-diaminopimelate ligase, whose protein sequence is MLLHDLLGGGSLGTTGLDDPAPEGAAAGSGDGFEIRGDPDVEVCSITHDSREVARDALFCCIPGGTTDGHEYVAAARAGGASAFLVERFVDVDGTQVRVPSVRRAIGPIAARFSGDPSRALTVLGVTGTNGKTTTCYFLEAIAVAAGKRAGVIGTVETRYGDVHEGLRHTTPEATELQALFARMRAAEVDTVAMEVSSHALDQYRVDGTRFAATCFTNLSQDHLDYHGTLDAYLAAKARLFARAFTDRAAINVATPVGRELAAGARERGLVVITFVLADDADDADREAPAADVEARAVELGARGSRFVLHDHRDASSAPVEIALPGRFNVENALAAATTALLRGDSMETVTAGLSRPIVVPGRMERVDNDRGVEVIVDYAHTPEALRQALAASRAIAGESGRVIVVFGCGGDRDREKRPQMGAATRVADVAVLTSDNPRSERAAAIAEDVIAGVGDDDDRLVVELDRRTAIRDALLVAQPGDVVLIAGKGHEQGQTANGKTLPFDDRVVAREELEALRCA, encoded by the coding sequence GTGCTGCTGCACGACCTCCTCGGCGGCGGCTCCCTCGGAACGACCGGACTCGACGACCCCGCGCCGGAGGGCGCCGCGGCGGGAAGCGGCGACGGGTTCGAGATCCGGGGCGACCCGGACGTCGAGGTCTGCTCCATCACGCACGACAGTCGCGAGGTCGCACGGGATGCGCTGTTCTGTTGCATCCCGGGCGGTACGACCGACGGCCACGAGTACGTCGCGGCCGCGCGCGCGGGCGGCGCGTCGGCGTTCCTCGTCGAGCGCTTCGTCGACGTCGACGGTACGCAGGTGCGCGTGCCGTCGGTGCGGCGTGCGATCGGTCCGATCGCGGCGCGCTTCTCGGGCGACCCTTCGCGTGCGCTCACGGTCCTCGGCGTGACCGGCACGAACGGCAAGACGACGACGTGCTACTTCCTCGAAGCGATCGCAGTCGCGGCGGGGAAGCGCGCGGGCGTGATCGGAACCGTCGAGACGCGCTACGGCGACGTGCACGAAGGCCTGCGGCATACGACACCCGAGGCGACCGAGCTGCAGGCGTTGTTCGCGCGCATGCGCGCGGCCGAGGTCGACACGGTCGCGATGGAGGTGTCGTCGCACGCGCTCGACCAATACCGCGTCGACGGGACGCGCTTCGCGGCGACGTGCTTCACGAACCTCTCGCAGGATCATCTCGACTACCACGGCACGCTCGACGCGTACCTCGCTGCCAAGGCGCGGCTCTTCGCGCGAGCGTTCACCGACCGCGCCGCGATCAACGTCGCCACGCCGGTCGGGCGCGAGCTCGCCGCCGGTGCGCGCGAGCGCGGGCTCGTGGTGATCACGTTCGTGCTCGCCGACGACGCCGACGACGCCGACCGCGAGGCCCCGGCGGCCGATGTCGAGGCGCGCGCGGTCGAGCTCGGCGCGCGCGGTTCACGCTTCGTGCTGCACGACCATCGGGACGCGAGCTCGGCGCCGGTCGAGATCGCACTACCGGGCCGGTTCAACGTCGAGAACGCGCTGGCGGCCGCCACGACCGCGCTGCTGCGCGGCGATTCCATGGAGACGGTGACGGCGGGCCTTTCGCGCCCGATCGTCGTTCCCGGCCGCATGGAGCGGGTCGACAACGACCGCGGAGTCGAGGTCATCGTCGACTACGCGCACACGCCCGAGGCGCTGCGCCAGGCGCTCGCCGCGTCACGCGCGATCGCGGGCGAGTCGGGACGCGTCATCGTCGTCTTCGGCTGCGGCGGCGACCGTGATCGCGAGAAGCGCCCGCAGATGGGTGCGGCGACGCGCGTGGCCGACGTCGCGGTCCTCACCTCCGACAACCCGCGCTCCGAGCGCGCGGCCGCGATCGCGGAGGACGTGATCGCGGGTGTGGGCGACGACGACGATCGCCTCGTCGTGGAGCTCGACCGCCGCACCGCGATTCGGGACGCGCTCCTCGTCGCGCAACCCGGCGACGTCGTGCTGATCGCGGGCAAGGGTCACGAGCAGGGTCAGACCGCGAACGGCAAGACGCTGCCCTTCGACGACCGCGTGGTCGCGCGCGAGGAGCTGGAGGCGCTGCGATGCGCCTGA
- a CDS encoding HNH endonuclease gives MLNASFEPLCVVSARRAVVLVLKEKAEIVHRNGAEFHAERVAVPVPTVIRLRHYVRVPYRSVVPLSRRAVFARDGHRCQYCGRPAENLDHVLPRSRGGEHVWENVVASCRGCNARKEDRLLHESDLVLRRVPVMPHATVWLVAAVGHVDPSWEAYLGPRDDVEDEAVSA, from the coding sequence ATGCTCAACGCCAGCTTCGAGCCCCTGTGTGTCGTGTCGGCCCGCCGGGCGGTCGTGCTCGTGCTGAAGGAGAAGGCCGAGATCGTGCACCGCAACGGTGCCGAGTTCCACGCCGAGCGCGTCGCGGTGCCGGTGCCTACGGTGATCCGCCTGCGCCACTACGTGCGCGTGCCGTACCGCAGCGTCGTGCCGCTCTCGCGCCGGGCCGTGTTCGCCCGTGACGGTCATCGGTGCCAGTACTGCGGCCGGCCCGCGGAGAACCTCGACCACGTGCTGCCCCGATCGCGCGGCGGCGAGCACGTCTGGGAGAACGTCGTGGCTTCCTGTCGGGGGTGCAATGCCCGTAAGGAGGACCGCCTCCTGCACGAGTCCGATCTCGTGTTGCGCCGGGTGCCGGTGATGCCCCACGCCACGGTCTGGCTGGTCGCGGCCGTCGGCCACGTCGACCCGTCGTGGGAGGCGTATCTCGGCCCGCGCGACGACGTCGAGGACGAGGCCGTCTCGGCCTGA
- a CDS encoding DUF58 domain-containing protein, producing MLTHRGWSLLGGAIGLVAGGRLLGLEQLWILATAAFLALLGAVVWTSTRTVDVQATRHVVRRMQVGVDGRVDLAVVSRGTRPTPFLMLTDAFDGGRRHARFLLPPIASDTTARAAYRVPTDHRGRYEIGPLRATVGDPFGLSSRTWRAAGLDEVIVQPRVHDVMPLPEAGGEDLDSDDRRVVGRLDVTGELLNLREYAPGDDLRRVHWKSTARHQRLMIRQDESRRRAPVLLLLDVRTAAHDRVSFELAVEAVASLATTLERDQRRVEVRTTSGERLGQAGRRHLASLMDELAVIEPAGPPRIAPGNARPSAVIAVLGRPRDGDVLVLERLTRGRSLLAVVVTRPDGADPAALATRRTAPLAVTVSPEHPFPIAWNEAVIRWQRSSHHARLWSPSAS from the coding sequence TTGCTGACACACCGGGGTTGGTCGCTGCTGGGTGGAGCGATCGGGCTCGTCGCGGGGGGTCGGCTCCTCGGGCTCGAACAGCTCTGGATCCTCGCAACCGCCGCGTTCCTCGCACTGCTCGGCGCGGTCGTGTGGACGTCGACGCGCACCGTCGACGTGCAGGCGACGCGTCACGTCGTGCGCCGGATGCAGGTCGGGGTCGACGGTCGCGTCGACCTCGCGGTCGTGTCGCGCGGGACCCGTCCGACGCCGTTCCTCATGTTGACGGACGCGTTCGACGGCGGCCGTCGTCACGCGCGTTTCCTGCTCCCGCCGATCGCGTCGGACACGACCGCGCGCGCCGCGTACCGCGTGCCGACCGATCACCGCGGTCGCTACGAGATCGGTCCCCTGCGCGCGACCGTCGGTGACCCGTTCGGATTGTCGAGCCGCACCTGGCGCGCCGCGGGTCTCGACGAGGTCATCGTGCAGCCGCGGGTGCACGACGTGATGCCGCTCCCCGAAGCCGGCGGCGAGGACCTCGACTCCGACGACCGGCGCGTCGTCGGTCGGCTCGACGTCACCGGTGAGCTGCTGAACCTGCGCGAGTACGCGCCCGGCGACGACCTGCGCCGCGTGCACTGGAAGTCGACCGCGCGCCACCAGCGGCTCATGATCCGTCAGGACGAGAGCCGGCGGCGCGCGCCGGTGCTGCTCCTGCTCGACGTGCGCACGGCCGCGCACGACCGCGTGTCGTTCGAGCTCGCGGTGGAGGCGGTCGCGTCGCTCGCGACGACACTCGAGCGCGACCAGCGGCGCGTCGAAGTCCGCACGACGTCGGGTGAGCGTCTCGGCCAGGCCGGTCGCCGCCATCTCGCGTCCTTGATGGACGAGCTCGCGGTGATCGAGCCGGCGGGCCCGCCGCGTATCGCACCCGGAAACGCGCGCCCGTCGGCGGTGATCGCGGTGCTCGGCCGGCCGCGCGACGGCGACGTGCTCGTGCTCGAGCGGCTGACGCGCGGGCGCTCGCTCCTCGCCGTCGTCGTCACCCGACCCGACGGCGCCGATCCCGCCGCGCTCGCGACCCGTCGCACCGCGCCCCTCGCAGTGACCGTCAGCCCCGAACATCCCTTCCCGATCGCGTGGAACGAAGCGGTGATCCGTTGGCAACGCAGCAGCCATCACGCTCGACTCTGGTCGCCGTCGGCGTCCTGA
- the murF gene encoding UDP-N-acetylmuramoyl-tripeptide--D-alanyl-D-alanine ligase, producing the protein MRLTAGEVARAAGGEVVAGSPDAVINAFTNDSRSVPSGGTCFVALRDHRDGHDFVDAAFAAGAVAAIVHEVPNGFVHAGDRVLVQVADPGRALIALASAVRTRLAGLEVVGITGSTGKTSTKDLTAAAVAAGRVVHANPESFNNEIGLPLTVLGADERTEVLVTEMGARFIGNIAELCAIAQPRIGVVTNIGMAHTEHLGGRDGVIAVKGELLEALPASGVAVVDADDPITEQLVARTAASVLRCGRSGDADVRLTECALDDQLRAALVARTPWGEVETRLAVRGEHQAINALYAIAVAGSLGLAPDSIAAGLAAATGSRWRLDLERRADGVVVLNDVYNANPTSMAAALRALAALPATGRRIAVLGDMRELGRESDAAHVEVGALAERVGVDVLVGVGEGGALIVEAANGVETRVAVADAAGALDALDVVEPKLQRGDVVLVKASRAVGLERVADGLLLERDGCRT; encoded by the coding sequence ATGCGCCTGACCGCAGGCGAGGTCGCGCGCGCGGCCGGGGGCGAGGTCGTCGCGGGTTCCCCCGACGCCGTGATCAATGCGTTCACGAACGACTCGCGTTCCGTGCCGTCCGGCGGCACCTGCTTCGTCGCGTTGCGCGATCATCGCGACGGTCACGACTTCGTCGACGCTGCGTTCGCCGCCGGTGCGGTCGCCGCGATCGTGCACGAGGTCCCGAACGGATTCGTGCACGCGGGTGACCGCGTGTTGGTGCAGGTCGCCGACCCCGGACGCGCGCTGATAGCGCTCGCGAGCGCGGTTCGGACCCGACTCGCCGGGCTCGAGGTGGTCGGTATCACCGGATCGACGGGCAAGACGTCGACAAAGGACCTCACCGCCGCGGCCGTCGCCGCGGGTCGCGTCGTGCACGCGAACCCCGAGTCGTTCAACAACGAGATCGGATTGCCGCTGACGGTGCTCGGCGCCGACGAGCGCACCGAGGTGCTCGTCACCGAGATGGGTGCGCGTTTCATCGGCAACATCGCCGAGCTCTGCGCGATCGCACAGCCGCGCATTGGGGTCGTGACGAACATCGGCATGGCGCACACCGAGCACCTGGGTGGGCGCGACGGTGTGATCGCCGTGAAGGGCGAGCTGCTCGAGGCGCTGCCCGCGTCGGGCGTTGCGGTCGTCGATGCCGACGACCCGATCACCGAGCAGCTCGTCGCACGCACTGCCGCGAGCGTCCTCCGCTGCGGCCGCAGCGGCGACGCCGACGTGCGGCTCACCGAGTGTGCGCTCGACGATCAGCTGCGCGCCGCGCTCGTCGCGCGCACGCCGTGGGGCGAGGTCGAGACGCGACTGGCGGTGCGCGGCGAGCACCAGGCGATCAACGCGTTGTACGCGATCGCGGTCGCGGGCAGCCTCGGGCTCGCGCCCGACAGCATCGCGGCGGGACTCGCGGCGGCCACGGGCTCGCGGTGGCGGCTCGACCTCGAACGACGCGCCGACGGCGTCGTCGTGCTGAACGACGTCTACAACGCCAATCCGACGTCGATGGCCGCGGCGCTGCGGGCGCTCGCGGCGTTGCCCGCGACCGGTCGCCGCATCGCGGTGCTCGGCGACATGCGCGAGCTCGGCCGCGAGTCCGACGCCGCGCACGTCGAGGTCGGTGCGCTCGCGGAGCGGGTCGGCGTCGACGTGCTCGTCGGGGTGGGGGAGGGTGGCGCGCTCATCGTCGAGGCCGCGAACGGCGTCGAGACCCGCGTCGCGGTCGCCGACGCCGCCGGCGCGCTCGACGCGCTCGACGTGGTCGAGCCGAAGTTGCAGCGCGGCGACGTCGTTCTGGTCAAGGCCAGTCGCGCGGTCGGCCTCGAGCGCGTCGCCGACGGCCTGCTCCTCGAGCGCGATGGGTGTCGCACGTGA